The following proteins come from a genomic window of Pseudomonas syringae:
- a CDS encoding magnesium transporter CorA family protein has translation MIQGLKLDAGRLQPCDSQKAQVLWFSKPDAGERRLLLEQFHLDEHAVASALDPDEISRIEFHPDALFLIWKRPENYSGKDSFSFDVSSFGVLLSQDQLLLICDDDQPLNMLGSHRPLNQPLDILLEMLFNNIHHYLGHLKVIKMVARELQQKFNSSLENRHLLQMFNLSESLVYYINAIHSNGAVLTRLRNHAQGKHYAAASLALIDDMIIENDQCYKQAEIYSTVFAGLMDARGNLVNNSTNTLLRKLTLINVVFLPLNLIAGIGGMSEFSMMTAPLHWWVAYPALLLAMLGLGAVMVLGLRRMARSA, from the coding sequence ATGATTCAAGGTCTGAAACTCGATGCCGGTCGGTTGCAGCCCTGTGACTCGCAAAAAGCTCAGGTGCTGTGGTTCAGCAAACCTGACGCCGGCGAGCGCAGGCTGTTGCTGGAACAGTTCCACCTGGATGAGCATGCGGTGGCCTCGGCGCTCGACCCGGATGAAATATCGCGCATCGAGTTTCACCCCGATGCGCTGTTTCTGATCTGGAAACGCCCCGAAAACTACTCGGGCAAGGACAGCTTCTCGTTCGATGTTTCATCATTTGGCGTGCTCCTGAGTCAGGACCAACTGCTGCTGATCTGTGATGACGATCAGCCCTTGAACATGCTCGGGTCTCATCGTCCGCTGAACCAGCCGCTGGATATCCTTTTGGAGATGCTGTTCAACAATATTCACCACTATCTGGGACACTTGAAGGTCATCAAGATGGTCGCCCGGGAATTACAGCAGAAATTCAACTCGTCGCTGGAAAACCGCCATCTGCTGCAAATGTTCAACCTCAGCGAAAGCCTGGTCTATTACATCAACGCTATTCACAGTAACGGCGCAGTGCTGACGCGCCTGCGCAATCACGCGCAAGGCAAGCACTACGCGGCTGCCAGCCTAGCGTTGATCGACGACATGATCATCGAGAACGACCAGTGCTACAAACAGGCGGAAATCTATTCCACCGTGTTCGCCGGGCTGATGGACGCACGGGGCAACCTGGTCAACAACAGCACCAATACCCTGCTGCGCAAACTGACGTTGATCAACGTGGTGTTTCTGCCGTTGAACCTGATTGCCGGAATCGGCGGCATGTCCGAGTTCAGCATGATGACCGCCCCGCTGCACTGGTGGGTGGCTTACCCGGCCTTGCTACTGGCCATGCTCGGGCTTGGGGCGGTGATGGTCCTGGGACTGCGCCGAATGGCCCGCTCGGCCTGA
- a CDS encoding RimK family protein, whose amino-acid sequence MSAAQVKMNEVSAQLALSATTRRADPTTPFAAQRQLVIIVERLEDWASYFPSEDLISAQDYLEKPLKATAGKRVQVINLCRSYKYLGHGYYCSLLAEARQHNVIPSVKTISELTRKSLYGLALDDLDKLLETALQDHPYDDTEGFTLTLYFGQTTLEPLKDLARQLFEAFPCPILMVEFRKRDNWHIAGIKAGALPRLRDDQQDEFAIALDGFSRKIWRQPSSRRLARYDLAILHDPQEQLPPSNAQALANFIRVGQRLGIDVELIEKKDYARLAEYDALLIRETTSVDNHTYRFAKKAESEGLVVMDDPTSILRCTNKVYLTDLLKSHDLGMPRTEILYKDRPEELQHVATRLGFPLVLKIPDGCFSRGVIKVSTPEEMHTATTQLFEHSVLLLAQEFFYTEYDWRIGILNRKPIFACQYFMSKGHWQIYNHKAIGAEVIGECRTLAVHEAPRAVVELALKTANLIGDGLYGVDLKQSGDQVVVIEVNDNPNLDAGIEDAYLQDDLYSLVLEEFVRRLELKRLGQAW is encoded by the coding sequence ATGTCAGCGGCACAGGTGAAGATGAACGAAGTATCGGCCCAACTTGCACTTTCAGCAACAACCAGACGTGCAGACCCCACAACCCCCTTTGCAGCGCAGAGGCAACTGGTGATTATTGTCGAACGGCTTGAAGACTGGGCATCGTACTTCCCCAGTGAAGATTTGATCAGCGCTCAGGACTATCTCGAAAAACCGCTGAAAGCCACGGCAGGCAAGCGTGTACAAGTCATCAACCTGTGCCGGAGCTACAAGTACCTGGGCCATGGCTATTACTGTTCGCTGCTCGCCGAAGCGCGCCAGCACAATGTAATCCCTTCGGTAAAAACCATCAGCGAGTTAACGCGAAAATCACTCTACGGCCTGGCACTCGACGACCTCGACAAGTTGCTGGAGACCGCACTTCAGGACCATCCCTATGACGACACCGAAGGGTTTACCCTGACGCTGTATTTCGGTCAGACCACACTTGAGCCGTTGAAAGATCTGGCCCGCCAGTTGTTTGAAGCCTTTCCCTGTCCAATCCTGATGGTCGAGTTTCGCAAGCGCGACAATTGGCACATCGCCGGTATCAAAGCCGGTGCCCTGCCGCGTTTGCGCGATGATCAACAAGACGAGTTTGCCATCGCGCTGGACGGTTTCAGCCGCAAGATCTGGCGACAGCCCAGCTCTCGTCGTCTGGCGCGTTACGACCTGGCGATCCTCCATGACCCCCAGGAGCAACTGCCGCCTTCCAATGCCCAGGCGCTGGCCAACTTCATTCGCGTCGGTCAGCGTCTGGGCATTGACGTCGAGCTGATCGAAAAGAAGGACTATGCGCGTCTGGCCGAGTACGACGCACTGCTGATTCGCGAAACCACCAGTGTCGACAACCACACCTACCGGTTTGCCAAAAAGGCCGAAAGCGAAGGTCTGGTGGTCATGGATGACCCCACGTCAATTCTGCGCTGCACCAACAAGGTTTACTTGACGGACCTGCTGAAGAGCCATGATCTGGGCATGCCACGAACCGAAATCCTCTACAAGGATCGCCCCGAGGAACTGCAACACGTCGCCACGCGGCTGGGTTTCCCGCTGGTGTTGAAAATCCCTGACGGCTGCTTCTCCAGAGGCGTCATCAAGGTCAGCACACCCGAGGAGATGCACACCGCGACGACCCAGTTGTTCGAGCATTCGGTGTTGTTGCTGGCACAGGAGTTTTTCTACACCGAATATGACTGGCGCATCGGCATTCTCAATCGCAAGCCGATATTTGCCTGCCAGTACTTCATGTCCAAGGGGCATTGGCAGATCTACAACCATAAGGCGATTGGCGCCGAGGTCATTGGCGAGTGCCGAACGCTCGCGGTACACGAAGCGCCGAGAGCCGTGGTCGAACTGGCGCTCAAGACCGCCAACCTGATCGGTGACGGGCTTTATGGTGTTGACCTGAAACAATCCGGCGATCAAGTCGTGGTAATCGAGGTCAACGACAACCCGAATCTGGACGCCGGCATCGAAGACGCTTACCTGCAGGACGATCTGTACAGTTTGGTGCTGGAAGAATTCGTTCGGCGCCTGGAGCTCAAGCGCCTCGGCCAGGCATGGTGA
- a CDS encoding GNAT family N-acetyltransferase/peptidase C39 family protein: MDFIFRDAVADDLDALLFLENQCFEGDRLTARSFQWMIRRANACLLVAEHAGQLTGYALVLFHRGTSLGRLYSLAIADSARGQGLGRQLLQRAEQQAVERDCAYLRLEVRPDNAAAIGLYERSGYRRFAQVDDYYQDHAPALRYEKRIVEHVRQDSRSVPYYQQTLDFTCGPACLLMAMKALQPERLMGRAEEVQIWREATTVFMTSGHGGCSPQGLALAAWRRGFAVNLLVSVSGPLFLGGVRSDNKKQVIRLVHEQFCRELDASSVQSLANRSLNLPRVLADGGKPLVLISSYRLTRSKAPHWVMVTDCDSDFVYLHDPDIDHSLHRQAIDCQHMPVSHADFNRMSCFGADKLRAAVIVFAAPVDDHAPASKASAAHAKDPTLR; encoded by the coding sequence ATGGACTTTATATTTCGTGATGCAGTTGCAGACGATCTCGACGCTCTGCTGTTTCTGGAGAACCAGTGCTTTGAAGGCGACCGGCTGACGGCGCGCAGTTTTCAGTGGATGATCCGCCGTGCCAACGCGTGTCTGCTCGTCGCCGAGCACGCCGGGCAACTCACCGGCTACGCGCTGGTGCTGTTCCATCGCGGCACTTCGCTGGGGCGTTTGTATTCGCTGGCGATTGCCGACTCAGCAAGGGGGCAGGGGTTGGGCAGGCAGTTATTGCAGCGTGCCGAACAGCAGGCGGTGGAGCGCGATTGCGCCTACCTGCGGCTGGAAGTGCGGCCTGACAATGCTGCGGCAATCGGCCTGTACGAACGCAGCGGGTATCGGCGTTTCGCTCAGGTCGACGATTACTACCAGGACCACGCCCCGGCGCTGCGTTACGAGAAGCGTATCGTCGAGCACGTCAGGCAAGACAGCCGCTCGGTGCCTTACTACCAGCAAACCCTGGACTTCACCTGCGGCCCGGCCTGTTTACTGATGGCCATGAAAGCCTTGCAGCCAGAGCGATTGATGGGTCGCGCTGAAGAAGTGCAGATCTGGCGCGAAGCAACCACGGTGTTCATGACCTCCGGGCACGGTGGATGCAGCCCGCAAGGGTTGGCACTGGCAGCATGGCGGCGCGGTTTTGCGGTGAATCTGCTGGTGTCGGTGTCAGGCCCTTTGTTTCTGGGCGGGGTGCGCAGCGACAACAAGAAACAGGTCATCCGCCTGGTTCACGAACAGTTCTGTCGTGAGCTTGACGCCTCCAGCGTGCAGTCGTTAGCCAATCGCTCGCTGAATCTGCCGCGTGTGCTGGCCGACGGTGGCAAGCCACTGGTGTTGATCAGCAGCTACCGCCTGACACGCTCCAAGGCGCCGCATTGGGTGATGGTCACCGATTGCGACAGCGATTTTGTCTACCTGCATGATCCTGATATCGATCACAGCCTGCATCGTCAGGCCATCGACTGCCAGCACATGCCGGTCAGCCACGCTGACTTCAACCGCATGAGCTGTTTTGGTGCCGACAAACTCAGGGCCGCAGTGATTGTGTTTGCCGCGCCGGTGGATGATCATGCGCCCGCCTCAAAGGCTTCGGCAGCTCACGCAAAGGATCCAACCCTCAGATGA
- a CDS encoding polysaccharide deacetylase family protein, translated as MKPVFNALWMLAIALSLSACISAPVPLTANTTEKLRQQPPVRFLLTFDDGPSASTFYNPTVTVLDSLAENPVQPHIKAVFFVQTGAAGAGNSDQGRAIMQREHEEGHLLGFHSATPHHTNHRSLTDDELEQSLSKGCAIMASITGAPTVLLRPPFWNYDKRTFSAYQRHGLHVLLTDLSANDGKIWGYNFSLRRRSNMVSQLSQVRERIAAGELPAVDGVIPVVVTFHDLNRYTARHAREYLQILVDSANQTGVRLADKPFYDDSAQLQRAALARTVRNADQPVRLPGVWNWIWDHNAH; from the coding sequence ATGAAACCCGTCTTCAACGCCCTGTGGATGCTTGCCATCGCCCTGAGCCTGTCGGCCTGCATCAGTGCGCCAGTGCCGCTGACGGCAAACACCACCGAGAAATTGCGGCAGCAGCCGCCGGTTCGTTTCCTGCTGACTTTCGACGACGGCCCGAGTGCTTCGACGTTTTACAACCCGACTGTCACCGTGCTCGACAGCCTGGCCGAGAACCCGGTTCAGCCGCACATCAAGGCGGTATTTTTCGTGCAGACAGGCGCAGCAGGCGCAGGCAACAGTGATCAAGGCCGGGCGATCATGCAGCGCGAGCATGAGGAAGGTCATCTGCTGGGCTTTCACTCCGCCACACCGCACCACACCAATCATCGCTCGTTGACCGACGACGAGCTGGAGCAATCCCTGAGCAAGGGCTGCGCGATCATGGCCTCCATCACCGGCGCGCCGACCGTCTTGCTGCGGCCGCCATTCTGGAATTACGACAAACGCACGTTCAGCGCCTATCAGCGCCACGGCCTGCATGTCTTGCTGACTGACCTGAGCGCCAACGACGGCAAAATCTGGGGTTACAATTTCAGCCTGCGACGGCGCTCGAACATGGTCAGTCAGCTATCCCAGGTGCGCGAGCGCATCGCTGCCGGAGAACTGCCTGCGGTGGACGGGGTGATTCCGGTGGTGGTGACCTTCCATGACCTGAACCGCTACACCGCGCGTCATGCACGGGAGTATCTGCAGATTCTGGTCGACAGTGCCAACCAGACTGGCGTACGGCTCGCGGACAAGCCGTTTTACGATGACAGCGCGCAATTGCAGCGCGCCGCCCTGGCGCGTACGGTCAGGAACGCCGACCAGCCTGTGCGCTTACCCGGCGTGTGGAACTGGATCTGGGACCACAACGCGCACTGA
- a CDS encoding metal-dependent hydrolase family protein, whose translation MNTAESPCLILRNGRLLDLQLGQLITGQEVVIEGERIVEVRAEGQPAPTNAQVVDLGGRTLMPGLIDCHVHVLASNANLGMNALQPNAIIMYRALPILAAMLNRGFTTVRDAGGADWALARSIQMGLIPGPRIFASGKALSQTGGHGDMRARGELLLNEPCSCCFRAGAIARVVDGVDNVRLAVREELQQGANQIKIMASGGVSSPTDPIANTQYSEAEIRAIVDEAAAANTYVMAHAYTARAIRRAIECGVRTIEHGNLVDADTARLMAEKGAFAVPTQVTYEMLAEYGERFGLPADSVAKIEDVRQAGRNALLLFAEAGVPMGYGSDLLGEMHEYQTHELKIRAELLGNLAALRSATSVAAQILQREGELGCIAAGAIADLLVVDGDPLSDISCLVGQGEQLAMIVQGGQVRKNTLV comes from the coding sequence ATGAATACCGCCGAATCCCCCTGCCTCATCCTGCGCAACGGCCGCCTGCTGGACCTGCAACTGGGCCAGTTGATCACCGGCCAGGAAGTCGTGATCGAGGGCGAGCGCATCGTCGAGGTGCGCGCTGAGGGGCAACCTGCCCCGACCAACGCGCAGGTGGTTGATCTGGGCGGCCGGACCCTGATGCCCGGCCTGATCGATTGCCACGTCCACGTACTGGCCTCCAATGCCAACCTGGGCATGAACGCCTTGCAGCCCAACGCGATCATCATGTACCGCGCGCTGCCGATTCTGGCGGCGATGCTCAACCGTGGTTTCACTACCGTGCGCGACGCCGGCGGTGCCGACTGGGCGCTGGCGCGTTCGATCCAGATGGGCCTGATTCCGGGCCCGCGGATCTTCGCGTCCGGCAAGGCGCTGTCGCAGACCGGTGGCCATGGCGACATGCGCGCCCGAGGCGAACTGCTGCTCAACGAGCCCTGCTCGTGCTGCTTCCGGGCCGGCGCCATCGCCCGCGTGGTCGATGGCGTCGACAATGTGCGCCTGGCAGTGCGTGAAGAGCTGCAACAAGGCGCCAACCAGATCAAGATCATGGCCTCGGGCGGCGTTTCCTCGCCCACCGACCCGATAGCCAACACCCAATACAGCGAGGCCGAAATTCGCGCCATCGTCGACGAAGCCGCAGCGGCCAATACTTACGTCATGGCCCACGCCTACACCGCACGGGCCATTCGCCGCGCCATCGAATGCGGCGTTCGAACCATCGAGCATGGCAATCTGGTGGACGCCGACACCGCTCGCCTGATGGCCGAAAAAGGCGCGTTTGCCGTACCGACCCAGGTCACCTACGAGATGCTCGCCGAGTACGGCGAACGCTTCGGCCTGCCCGCTGACTCAGTGGCGAAGATCGAAGACGTGCGGCAGGCAGGCCGCAATGCCCTGTTGCTGTTTGCCGAAGCCGGCGTACCCATGGGCTATGGTTCGGACCTGCTGGGTGAAATGCACGAATACCAGACCCACGAACTGAAGATTCGCGCGGAACTGCTGGGTAATCTGGCAGCGCTGCGCAGTGCCACCAGCGTTGCCGCGCAGATTCTCCAGCGTGAAGGTGAACTGGGCTGCATTGCTGCCGGGGCGATTGCCGATCTGCTGGTGGTAGACGGCGATCCGCTGAGCGACATCAGTTGCCTGGTGGGCCAGGGTGAGCAGTTGGCGATGATTGTTCAGGGGGGTCAGGTTCGCAAGAACACCTTGGTCTGA
- a CDS encoding LysR substrate-binding domain-containing protein, with amino-acid sequence MRIEPLPPLQNLIAFEATVRHGSFTRAASELNLTQSAISRQVAQLEEFLGRALFRREHKRIHLTVAGQIYAEQIQRMLTLCAEATAQVITHSGDQQLTLACSSGVAALWLGPLLGRYRDAFPAVDIRLRVVDGLDSLIRAEFDLALYFLREVSPAGLDAKLLFAESVNAYCSPNYLKGQVLEPAQLLDHCLLMLEDGQRQWLSWSDWFGRQGVDASLIRQRMTVNLYPVLVDLAIAGHGIVLGWQPMIDRHVQSGALVPACNSSVGAVGGYYLLTPSGKMPRRAARAFEKWLTEKIEQSLKP; translated from the coding sequence GTGCGTATCGAGCCTCTTCCGCCCCTACAGAACCTGATCGCCTTCGAAGCCACCGTGCGGCATGGCAGCTTTACCCGCGCCGCCAGCGAGCTGAACCTGACCCAGAGCGCGATCAGCCGCCAGGTCGCTCAGCTCGAAGAGTTCCTCGGCCGCGCGTTGTTCCGGCGCGAGCACAAGCGCATTCACCTGACGGTCGCCGGGCAGATCTACGCCGAGCAGATCCAGCGCATGCTGACCCTGTGTGCCGAGGCCACGGCTCAGGTCATCACCCACAGCGGCGATCAACAACTGACGCTGGCCTGTTCCAGCGGTGTCGCGGCCTTATGGCTGGGCCCGCTGCTGGGCCGTTATCGCGATGCGTTTCCAGCGGTGGACATCCGCCTGCGGGTGGTCGACGGGCTGGATTCGCTGATCCGCGCCGAATTCGACCTGGCGCTGTATTTTCTGCGTGAAGTGTCACCGGCAGGCCTGGACGCCAAGCTGCTGTTCGCCGAGTCGGTGAATGCCTACTGCTCGCCCAACTACCTGAAAGGCCAGGTGCTGGAACCTGCACAGCTGCTGGACCATTGCCTGCTGATGCTCGAAGACGGTCAGCGTCAGTGGCTGTCTTGGTCAGACTGGTTTGGCCGTCAGGGCGTCGATGCCTCGCTGATCCGCCAGCGCATGACGGTCAATCTGTACCCGGTACTGGTCGACCTGGCCATTGCCGGGCACGGCATCGTGCTGGGCTGGCAACCGATGATCGATCGCCACGTGCAGTCCGGTGCGCTGGTGCCAGCCTGCAACAGCAGCGTTGGCGCAGTCGGTGGCTATTACTTGCTGACACCCAGCGGCAAGATGCCCCGTCGCGCGGCACGTGCTTTCGAAAAATGGCTGACAGAGAAAATAGAACAGTCCCTGAAACCCTGA
- a CDS encoding LysR substrate-binding domain-containing protein, with amino-acid sequence MNTRRLTPSMSLLLAFEAAARHGSFTKAADELALTQSAVSRQVQALEAQLQVELFKRDGRRIELTTAGALYQHELAAALGRIRSATLQTIAHKSEGGTLHLAVLPTFGSKWLLPRMNDFYTRHPGYVVHIHSRIVHADLTPAASEMNAIICAGHGNWPGYIAHPLVSEKLVVIASPTALAGYPSMTLAQVAQQSLLSVVSRPNAWSDWFDSNQLAHHIMRPGPSFELTSHLIQAVAAGIGIALVPRILVQDEISNGELVTLFEPMDSGRNYYLAYATRFQNLPSLCVFRDWLLSTPFPDSL; translated from the coding sequence ATGAACACCAGAAGACTGACGCCTTCGATGTCACTGCTCCTCGCTTTCGAGGCAGCGGCCCGGCATGGCAGCTTCACCAAGGCTGCAGACGAACTGGCCCTGACCCAGAGCGCGGTCAGCCGCCAGGTACAGGCACTGGAAGCGCAACTGCAGGTCGAGCTGTTCAAACGTGATGGCAGGCGTATCGAGCTGACCACCGCAGGCGCGCTGTATCAGCACGAACTGGCCGCTGCACTGGGCCGCATCCGTAGCGCGACGCTGCAGACCATCGCCCACAAGTCCGAGGGTGGCACCCTGCATCTGGCCGTGCTGCCGACCTTCGGCTCCAAATGGCTGCTGCCGCGGATGAATGACTTCTACACCCGGCATCCGGGCTATGTGGTGCATATTCACTCGCGCATCGTGCATGCCGACCTGACGCCGGCCGCCAGTGAAATGAACGCGATCATTTGTGCGGGTCATGGCAACTGGCCGGGTTACATCGCGCATCCACTGGTCAGCGAAAAGCTGGTGGTCATCGCCAGCCCTACTGCGCTTGCCGGCTACCCGTCAATGACCTTGGCACAGGTTGCCCAGCAGTCGTTGCTGAGCGTGGTGTCACGGCCCAATGCCTGGTCGGACTGGTTCGACAGCAATCAACTGGCTCACCACATCATGCGTCCCGGCCCGAGCTTCGAACTGACCTCGCACCTGATTCAAGCGGTGGCTGCCGGGATCGGCATCGCGCTGGTGCCACGCATTCTGGTGCAGGACGAGATCAGCAACGGCGAACTGGTCACGCTGTTCGAGCCCATGGACAGCGGGCGCAATTACTATCTGGCCTACGCTACGCGCTTTCAGAACCTGCCTTCGCTGTGTGTATTCCGGGACTGGCTGTTGTCGACGCCCTTTCCAGACAGTCTGTAA
- the ydiJ gene encoding D-2-hydroxyglutarate dehydrogenase YdiJ: protein MIALLKPTSEQVGHYDRFLNALVEGGFRGEIARDHGSRTVLATDNSIYQRLPQAAVFPMDSHDVAIVARLAARPEHQQVVLTPRGGGTGTNGQSLTDGVVVDLSRHMNNILEINVEERWVRVQTGVVKDQLNAALKPHGLFFAPELSTSNRATVGGMINTDASGQGSCTYGKTRDHVLELSTVLLGGSYVHSQALGPVQLASEQARVDRAGDVYRCAQQIADTQAQLIKDIFPPLNRCLTGYDLAHLREEDGRFNLNSVLCGSEGSLGFIVEARLNVLPIPRHSILVNVRYAGFMDALRDAKALMAHKPLSIETVDSKVLMLAMQDIVWHGVAEYFPQDSATPTLGINLIEFSGDELEEVEQRVHAFVAHLQEDTSVVRLGHTLAVGSAAVSRVYTMRKRSVGLLGNVQGEARPQPFVEDTAVPPENLADYIQEFRALLDSYGLQYGMFGHVDAGVLHVRPILDMKDPAQAALIRPISDAVAALTKRYGGLLWGEHGKGLRTQYVPEYFGELYPALQALKAACDPFNQLNPGKIATPATVPEARLTLVDEVTLRGDLDRKIDERVWKSYDSALHCNGNGACYNYDTDDAMCPSWKATRDRIHSPKGRASLVREWLRLQGEQDVNVLTASARARTANVLKSLAERTVNSVARVAGQKDFSHEVYDAMAGCLACKSCAGQCPVKVNVPEFRSRFLELYHSRYLRPIKDYLIGSLEFSIPHLARFPTLYNAIMGAKPVRYLLEHVAGMVDSPLLSLMDFRATCARWNVGIATPQRLAALSEQERKRTVVLVQDAFTRYFETPLAADWLELISRLGYQVYLAPFAPNGKPLQVQGFLAAFEKAASFNSQSLGRLAEYGIPLIGLDPAMTLVYRQEYSKALGSQNVPVVMLPQEWLATAFEDQHDAVTQETYYFLPHCTEKTNEPGSVGLWQKTFARAGLKLEVLASGCCGMSGTYGHETRNAKTSDTIYRQSWQPLVARHGGNGRLLADGYSCRSQVKRKDGKVVQHPLQVLLERVRAL, encoded by the coding sequence ATGATTGCGCTGCTGAAACCGACCTCAGAACAGGTCGGCCACTACGACCGTTTTCTCAATGCGCTGGTCGAGGGCGGCTTTCGCGGCGAAATTGCCAGGGATCATGGATCGCGCACGGTGCTGGCCACCGACAACTCCATCTATCAGCGCTTGCCGCAGGCGGCGGTGTTCCCGATGGACAGCCATGATGTGGCAATCGTCGCCCGACTGGCCGCGCGGCCCGAGCACCAGCAGGTGGTGTTGACCCCGCGTGGCGGCGGCACCGGCACCAACGGGCAGTCGCTGACCGATGGCGTGGTGGTCGACCTGTCGCGGCACATGAACAACATCCTTGAGATCAACGTCGAGGAACGCTGGGTGCGAGTGCAGACCGGTGTGGTCAAGGATCAGCTGAATGCCGCGCTCAAACCGCACGGGCTGTTTTTCGCGCCGGAATTGTCGACGTCCAACCGTGCCACCGTGGGCGGTATGATCAATACCGACGCCAGCGGGCAGGGCAGTTGCACCTACGGCAAGACGCGTGACCATGTGCTGGAACTGTCGACCGTGTTGCTCGGCGGTTCGTACGTTCACAGCCAGGCGCTGGGCCCCGTGCAGCTGGCCAGTGAACAGGCGCGCGTTGATCGGGCCGGTGACGTGTACCGCTGCGCGCAGCAGATTGCCGACACCCAGGCGCAACTGATCAAGGACATCTTTCCGCCACTGAATCGCTGCCTGACGGGCTATGACCTGGCGCACCTGCGCGAGGAAGACGGACGCTTCAACCTCAACAGCGTGCTGTGCGGCTCAGAAGGCTCGCTGGGCTTCATCGTCGAAGCCAGGCTCAATGTGCTGCCGATCCCCAGGCACTCGATTCTGGTCAACGTGCGCTACGCCGGGTTCATGGACGCCTTGCGCGATGCCAAGGCCTTGATGGCGCACAAGCCGTTGTCCATTGAAACCGTGGACTCTAAGGTGCTGATGCTGGCGATGCAGGACATCGTCTGGCATGGCGTGGCCGAGTACTTCCCTCAGGATTCGGCGACGCCAACCTTGGGTATCAACCTGATCGAGTTCAGTGGCGACGAGCTGGAGGAAGTAGAACAGCGCGTCCACGCGTTTGTCGCGCACTTGCAGGAAGACACCTCGGTGGTGCGCCTCGGGCATACGCTGGCAGTCGGCAGCGCGGCGGTGAGCCGGGTCTACACCATGCGCAAGCGCTCGGTGGGCTTGCTGGGTAATGTCCAGGGTGAAGCCCGGCCGCAGCCGTTTGTGGAAGACACCGCCGTGCCGCCGGAAAACCTGGCCGACTACATTCAGGAATTCCGTGCGCTGCTGGACAGCTACGGCCTGCAATACGGCATGTTTGGCCATGTGGATGCTGGCGTGCTGCATGTACGGCCGATTCTGGACATGAAAGACCCGGCGCAGGCGGCGCTGATTCGCCCGATTTCCGACGCGGTTGCCGCGTTGACCAAACGCTACGGCGGTCTGTTATGGGGTGAGCATGGCAAGGGCCTGCGCACCCAGTATGTGCCCGAGTATTTCGGTGAGCTGTACCCGGCGTTGCAGGCGCTGAAAGCTGCCTGCGACCCGTTCAATCAGCTCAATCCTGGCAAGATCGCCACGCCTGCGACAGTGCCCGAGGCGCGTCTGACCCTGGTGGATGAAGTGACGCTGCGCGGCGATCTGGACCGCAAGATCGACGAGCGCGTCTGGAAGAGCTACGACAGCGCACTGCATTGCAACGGCAATGGTGCCTGTTACAACTATGACACCGACGACGCCATGTGCCCGTCGTGGAAAGCCACCCGTGACCGCATTCATTCACCCAAGGGCCGTGCGTCGCTGGTGCGCGAGTGGTTGCGCCTGCAGGGCGAGCAGGATGTGAACGTCCTGACGGCCAGCGCCAGGGCGCGCACCGCCAATGTGCTGAAAAGCCTGGCCGAGCGTACCGTCAACAGCGTGGCCAGAGTCGCCGGGCAGAAAGATTTCTCTCACGAAGTCTACGACGCCATGGCCGGTTGCCTGGCCTGTAAATCCTGCGCAGGGCAGTGCCCGGTCAAGGTCAACGTGCCCGAGTTTCGCTCGCGCTTTCTGGAGCTGTACCACAGCCGTTACCTGCGCCCGATCAAGGATTACCTGATCGGCTCGCTGGAATTCAGCATTCCGCATCTGGCGCGTTTCCCGACGCTGTACAACGCGATCATGGGCGCAAAACCGGTGCGCTACCTGCTGGAGCACGTTGCCGGGATGGTCGACAGCCCGCTGTTGAGCCTGATGGACTTTCGCGCCACCTGCGCTCGCTGGAATGTCGGCATCGCCACGCCACAGCGCCTGGCTGCACTGAGCGAACAGGAACGCAAGCGTACGGTGGTGCTGGTTCAGGATGCATTCACCCGTTATTTCGAAACGCCACTGGCGGCAGACTGGCTGGAACTGATTTCGCGCCTGGGCTACCAGGTTTACCTCGCGCCGTTTGCGCCCAATGGCAAGCCGTTGCAGGTGCAGGGCTTCCTGGCGGCATTTGAAAAGGCAGCCAGTTTCAACAGCCAGTCGCTGGGCAGATTGGCGGAGTACGGCATCCCGCTGATTGGTCTGGACCCGGCCATGACCCTGGTCTATCGCCAGGAATACAGCAAGGCGTTGGGCAGCCAGAACGTGCCGGTTGTCATGCTGCCGCAGGAATGGCTGGCGACTGCATTTGAAGATCAGCATGACGCAGTGACGCAGGAAACGTATTACTTCCTGCCGCACTGCACTGAAAAGACCAACGAGCCGGGCAGCGTCGGCCTGTGGCAGAAAACCTTCGCCCGTGCGGGCCTCAAGCTGGAAGTGCTGGCCAGCGGCTGCTGCGGGATGTCCGGCACCTACGGGCACGAAACCAGAAACGCAAAGACCAGCGACACCATTTACCGACAGTCCTGGCAACCACTGGTGGCGCGCCATGGAGGTAATGGCCGACTGCTCGCCGACGGGTATTCATGTCGCAGCCAGGTCAAGCGCAAGGATGGCAAGGTGGTGCAGCATCCGTTGCAGGTGCTGCTGGAGCGGGTGAGGGCGCTGTAA